A single region of the Pseudomonas granadensis genome encodes:
- a CDS encoding ATP-binding protein: MSNIFQRSELAESMANQLLSPSVLDEGLRSGLFLSSPRRTGKTTFLRNDLVPALEDRGALVIYVDLWSNTLAKPATLLHNAIQKTLKDLQTPGSSVLETFRRVSNVEIGAAGFKFGFKLDSIGSPHGPTLAQALTGVVDQAKTDLVLIIDEVHHAISSDDGNQLLLALKAARDAINPRPHTPGYFLFIGTGSHRAQVSELTAKRNHAFSGATSAAYPLLKGDYVEFLLNRLAMTVKKEKLPSLEVAIDAFDTLGNRPEEMLKALRQLLQQEGEPDVFLPVIASTLRSAAASIELEKVEQLGSLAQAIFNKIASTEGDARGIFSTDAAAEYSKSVGREVRVEEIQPVVIALVAENIIMRRGHGIYAITDQFVQEIWLEERALIGGS, translated from the coding sequence TCTATTCCTGTCCAGCCCGCGCCGTACAGGCAAAACCACATTTCTGAGGAACGATCTTGTCCCGGCACTGGAAGATCGCGGTGCTTTGGTAATTTACGTCGACTTGTGGAGCAATACTCTCGCTAAGCCAGCCACGCTCTTACACAACGCCATCCAAAAAACCCTGAAAGATCTGCAAACGCCGGGCTCCTCGGTACTGGAAACATTCAGACGCGTCAGCAATGTCGAAATTGGCGCCGCAGGATTCAAGTTCGGCTTCAAACTCGACAGCATTGGCAGCCCCCACGGCCCGACACTGGCGCAAGCACTCACAGGAGTCGTGGATCAAGCGAAGACAGATCTGGTATTGATCATCGATGAAGTGCATCACGCCATTTCTTCCGATGACGGCAACCAGTTATTGCTGGCGCTCAAAGCAGCTCGAGACGCAATCAACCCACGCCCACATACACCGGGCTATTTTCTGTTCATCGGGACCGGCTCCCACAGGGCGCAGGTCAGCGAATTGACCGCCAAACGCAACCACGCCTTCTCCGGCGCCACGTCAGCCGCCTACCCGTTGCTGAAAGGCGATTACGTTGAATTCCTGCTCAACCGACTCGCAATGACAGTGAAAAAGGAGAAGCTGCCTTCCCTCGAAGTCGCCATCGATGCGTTCGATACCTTGGGAAACAGACCTGAAGAGATGCTCAAAGCCCTTCGCCAGCTATTGCAGCAAGAGGGCGAACCCGATGTTTTCCTGCCCGTCATAGCCAGCACACTACGCTCGGCAGCGGCGAGCATTGAGCTCGAAAAAGTCGAACAACTGGGCAGCCTGGCCCAAGCCATCTTCAACAAAATCGCCTCAACGGAAGGTGACGCTCGCGGGATCTTTTCCACTGATGCAGCGGCGGAGTATTCAAAATCAGTAGGGCGAGAGGTGCGCGTCGAAGAGATTCAACCGGTGGTGATTGCGCTGGTTGCCGAGAACATCATCATGCGACGCGGGCATGGGATTTATGCCATTACAGATCAGTTTGTTCAAGAGATCTGGCTGGAAGAGCGGGCTTTGATTGGGGGGAGTTAG